From a region of the Paenibacillus lutimineralis genome:
- the hisA gene encoding 1-(5-phosphoribosyl)-5-[(5-phosphoribosylamino)methylideneamino]imidazole-4-carboxamide isomerase translates to MSSFVIYPAIDIRGGKCVRLIQGDYSQETVYNDNPIEVAKSWEKQGGQFIHLVDLDGAKAGHPMNDQLIGEIARAVQVPVQVGGGLRSVQDVEHLLSLGVSRVIIGTAAIEDREFTESVLGTYGDKVAIGIDARDGLVATRGWLETSEVKAEELAKELASKGAETFIFTDISRDGMMQGPNVEAIRRLAEVSGRTVIASGGVTVQDDLLKLAAYAKQGIGGAIVGKALYTGNIDLAKAIQAFSAL, encoded by the coding sequence ATGTCATCATTCGTAATTTATCCGGCGATCGATATCCGCGGCGGGAAATGCGTTCGTCTCATTCAGGGCGATTATAGCCAGGAGACGGTATATAATGATAATCCGATTGAAGTGGCTAAGTCATGGGAGAAGCAGGGCGGACAGTTCATCCATCTGGTCGATCTTGATGGAGCCAAGGCCGGTCATCCGATGAACGATCAGCTGATCGGCGAGATCGCACGGGCGGTACAGGTTCCGGTTCAGGTCGGAGGCGGGCTGCGCTCAGTTCAGGATGTGGAACACTTGCTGTCGCTCGGAGTCAGCCGGGTTATTATCGGGACGGCAGCGATTGAGGATCGGGAGTTCACCGAGTCGGTGCTGGGCACATATGGCGATAAAGTGGCGATTGGCATCGATGCCCGGGACGGACTTGTTGCGACACGCGGCTGGCTGGAGACATCAGAAGTTAAGGCAGAGGAACTGGCCAAAGAATTGGCATCCAAAGGGGCCGAGACGTTTATTTTTACCGATATATCCCGCGACGGTATGATGCAGGGACCGAATGTAGAAGCAATCCGCCGTCTAGCTGAAGTATCGGGGCGCACGGTGATTGCCTCCGGCGGGGTGACGGTGCAGGATGATCTGCTGAAGCTGGCTGCTTATGCCAAGCAAGGCATCGGCGGGGCAATTGTCGGCAAGGCGCTTTATACCGGCAATATTGATCTGGCGAAGGCAATTCAGGCGTTCTCTGCATTGTAA